A genomic stretch from Amycolatopsis sp. 195334CR includes:
- a CDS encoding ABC transporter ATP-binding protein/permease, with amino-acid sequence MARGFQGAVLRGFGARDHQATVTGKHTLSPNFLRIRLHSATLFQEAVPEPTAWLRFWFPDPAGSATEFQRAYTISEADEETGHFAIDVVLHEPAGPASQWARRTEPGTTIPVMSLGSKGFSVPDPLPAGYLLIGDPASVPAINGILGAVPPEVPIELYLELHEETDRELPLAEHPRLTTHWVPRGDGRALAAAIEARDWSDWYTWAAAESTSLRHVRARLKDEFGFPKSEVHAQAYWIHGRAMGKLREEKPAEETTPAAPAAAKKGAWRAQAAGRLLAPLKRTFLLAGVLQALLTLVQLAPFVLLVELARLLLAGADATAVGSWAVALLGAGALLGAALLVWLHVVDARFERTLRTSLLGKLARLPLGWFTARGSGAVKKLVQDDTLSLHYLVTHAIPDAVAAVVAPVAVLVYLCTVDWRLALVLFVPVLVYLVSMSIMMMRSGSKIGQAQRWAERMSGEAAAYLDGQPVIRVFGGAAASPFRRRLDEYLAFLVGWQRPFTSTKTMMDLATRPMTFLWLITAVGTPLVVSGGMTPVALLPFLLLGTTFGARLLGIGYGLSGIREGLLAARNIQVALDEPELEQHEGTANPAAGHVVFEEVGFGYRPGVPVIQNVSLTLEPGTVTALVGPSGSGKSTLAALLARFHDVGTGAIRLDGQDIRALTPDELYARIGFVFQDAQLVHGTVRENIALAVPDATIEQVVAAAEDAQIHDRILKLPNGYDTVLDSGLSGGERQRLTIARAILADAPVLILDEATAFADPESEYQVQRALSRLARDRTVLVIAHRLHTITGADRIVVLDHGRVAESGTHAELLAAGGRYHRLWETPRVLEGTAR; translated from the coding sequence ATGGCACGCGGATTCCAGGGCGCGGTGCTGCGCGGCTTCGGCGCCCGCGACCACCAGGCGACCGTCACCGGGAAGCACACCCTCTCCCCCAACTTCCTCCGCATCCGACTGCATTCGGCCACGCTGTTCCAGGAAGCCGTCCCCGAACCCACCGCGTGGCTGCGCTTCTGGTTCCCCGACCCGGCGGGCTCGGCCACCGAGTTCCAGCGCGCCTACACCATTTCCGAGGCCGACGAGGAAACCGGGCACTTCGCGATCGACGTGGTGCTGCACGAACCGGCCGGGCCGGCCTCGCAGTGGGCGCGGCGGACCGAACCCGGCACCACGATCCCGGTGATGTCCTTGGGCTCCAAGGGTTTCTCCGTACCGGACCCGCTGCCCGCCGGCTACCTGCTGATCGGCGATCCGGCCTCGGTCCCGGCGATCAACGGCATTCTCGGCGCGGTACCGCCGGAGGTGCCGATCGAGCTGTACCTCGAACTGCACGAGGAAACCGATCGCGAACTACCGCTGGCCGAGCACCCCCGGCTGACCACGCACTGGGTGCCGCGCGGGGACGGGCGCGCGCTCGCCGCCGCGATCGAGGCCCGCGACTGGTCCGACTGGTACACTTGGGCCGCCGCCGAATCCACCTCGCTCAGGCACGTGCGCGCCCGGCTCAAGGACGAGTTCGGCTTCCCCAAGTCCGAAGTGCACGCCCAGGCGTACTGGATCCACGGCCGCGCCATGGGCAAGCTCCGCGAGGAGAAGCCCGCGGAGGAAACCACCCCAGCGGCACCGGCGGCGGCCAAGAAGGGCGCGTGGCGAGCCCAAGCCGCCGGGCGCCTGCTGGCCCCGCTCAAGCGCACCTTCCTGCTCGCCGGTGTGCTGCAGGCGCTCCTGACGCTGGTCCAGCTGGCACCGTTCGTGTTGCTGGTCGAACTGGCCCGCCTCCTGCTCGCCGGCGCGGACGCCACGGCCGTCGGCAGCTGGGCGGTCGCCCTGCTCGGCGCGGGTGCCCTGCTCGGGGCCGCGTTGCTGGTGTGGTTGCACGTGGTGGACGCGCGGTTCGAGCGCACCCTCCGCACCAGCCTGCTCGGCAAGCTCGCGCGGCTCCCGCTCGGCTGGTTCACCGCCCGCGGTTCGGGTGCGGTCAAGAAGCTCGTCCAGGACGACACGCTCTCGCTGCACTACCTCGTCACGCACGCGATCCCCGACGCGGTGGCCGCGGTCGTCGCCCCGGTGGCGGTCCTCGTTTATCTGTGCACAGTGGACTGGCGACTGGCGCTGGTCCTCTTCGTCCCGGTGCTGGTCTACCTGGTCAGCATGTCGATCATGATGATGCGGTCCGGTTCGAAGATCGGCCAGGCGCAGCGCTGGGCCGAGCGGATGAGCGGGGAGGCGGCCGCCTACCTGGACGGACAGCCGGTGATCCGGGTGTTCGGCGGTGCGGCGGCCTCGCCCTTCCGGCGGCGCCTCGACGAGTACCTCGCCTTCCTCGTCGGCTGGCAGCGGCCGTTCACCAGCACCAAGACCATGATGGACCTGGCCACCCGCCCGATGACCTTTCTCTGGCTGATCACCGCGGTCGGCACGCCGCTGGTCGTCTCGGGTGGCATGACCCCGGTCGCCCTGCTGCCGTTCCTGTTGCTGGGCACCACGTTCGGGGCACGGCTGCTGGGCATCGGGTACGGGCTCAGCGGGATCCGGGAGGGCCTCCTCGCCGCGCGGAACATCCAGGTGGCGCTGGACGAGCCGGAACTGGAGCAGCACGAAGGCACCGCGAACCCCGCCGCCGGGCACGTGGTGTTCGAGGAGGTGGGTTTCGGTTACCGGCCAGGGGTTCCGGTGATCCAGAACGTCAGCCTCACCCTCGAACCCGGCACGGTGACCGCGCTCGTCGGCCCCTCCGGTTCCGGCAAGTCGACGCTCGCCGCGCTCCTCGCCCGCTTCCACGACGTCGGCACCGGCGCGATCCGGTTGGACGGCCAGGACATCCGCGCGCTGACCCCGGACGAGTTGTACGCCAGGATCGGCTTTGTCTTCCAGGACGCCCAGCTCGTGCACGGCACGGTCCGCGAGAACATCGCGCTCGCCGTCCCCGACGCCACCATCGAGCAGGTGGTCGCCGCCGCCGAGGACGCGCAGATCCACGACCGGATCCTCAAGCTCCCCAACGGGTACGACACCGTCCTCGACTCCGGGCTCTCCGGCGGGGAACGGCAACGGCTCACCATCGCCAGGGCCATCCTCGCCGACGCCCCGGTGCTGATCCTCGACGAGGCGACCGCCTTCGCCGACCCCGAATCCGAATACCAGGTGCAGCGGGCGCTGAGCCGGCTGGCCCGCGACCGCACGGTGCTGGTCATCGCGCACCGCCTGCACACGATCACCGGCGCCGACCGGATCGTGGTGCTCGACCACGGCCGCGTCGCCGAATCCGGCACCCACGCCGAACTGCTCGCCGCCGGCGGGCGCTACCACCGGCTCTGGGAAACCCCGCGCGTGCTCGAAGGGACCGCCCGATGA
- a CDS encoding transcriptional regulator — MTEVLHATSPAQMRAFAHPTRHRIWRDIGPDGATISQLAHRLNINKGNIAHHLGVLVEAGLVRKGPTRTVRGGTEQYFVKTARRVKFAPGENGEATKAMLGTIADEIPDDDRSLLVHRVLRLTATQARALHEHLEKLVNDLPNAPREAEYGVLVGLYRRG, encoded by the coding sequence ATGACCGAGGTCCTCCACGCCACCAGCCCGGCGCAGATGCGTGCCTTCGCCCACCCGACGCGGCACCGGATCTGGCGCGACATCGGCCCCGACGGCGCGACCATCAGCCAGCTGGCCCACCGGCTGAACATCAACAAGGGCAACATCGCGCACCACCTCGGTGTGCTCGTCGAGGCCGGATTGGTCCGAAAAGGACCGACGCGGACCGTGCGCGGCGGCACCGAGCAGTACTTCGTCAAGACCGCGCGCCGGGTCAAGTTCGCGCCCGGGGAGAACGGGGAGGCCACCAAGGCGATGCTGGGCACCATCGCCGACGAGATCCCCGACGACGACCGATCGCTGCTGGTCCACCGGGTGCTCCGGCTGACCGCCACGCAGGCCCGCGCCCTGCACGAGCACCTCGAAAAGCTGGTCAACGACCTGCCGAACGCCCCGCGTGAAGCCGAGTACGGGGTGCTGGTCGGCCTCTACCGGCGAGGTTGA
- a CDS encoding TetR/AcrR family transcriptional regulator, with the protein MAGRRVRANPGEGPRLREEILQVAERMLVEAGTEDALTLRAVAERAGVTTPSVYRHFGSKDQLVEAVCLRAWDGLGSRIQEACARLTDPFIALGQCGRAYIRFALDNPVQYSVLMLRRADELSPASNAGFAYMVEAVGACVDNGVLRGDPRTLALGLWSAMHGCASLLITQPSLPWPDDLDEFVNNVVRMAGLGASVSTRLARTTVARSTAVAEGADQMAARMRGRK; encoded by the coding sequence GTGGCAGGCAGGCGAGTACGGGCGAACCCCGGTGAAGGGCCGCGGCTGCGGGAGGAGATCCTGCAGGTGGCCGAGCGGATGCTGGTCGAGGCGGGTACCGAGGACGCGCTGACCCTGCGCGCGGTCGCCGAGCGCGCCGGGGTCACCACGCCGTCGGTGTACCGGCACTTCGGCAGCAAGGACCAGCTGGTCGAAGCGGTCTGCCTGCGGGCGTGGGACGGGCTGGGCAGCCGGATCCAGGAGGCGTGCGCGCGGCTGACGGACCCGTTCATCGCGCTGGGCCAATGTGGACGCGCCTACATCCGGTTCGCGCTCGACAACCCGGTGCAGTACAGCGTGCTGATGCTGCGCCGGGCCGACGAACTCTCCCCCGCGTCGAACGCCGGGTTCGCCTACATGGTGGAGGCGGTCGGCGCGTGCGTGGACAACGGCGTGTTGCGCGGAGACCCGCGCACGCTGGCGCTGGGACTGTGGTCGGCGATGCACGGCTGCGCGTCGCTGCTGATCACGCAGCCGTCGCTGCCGTGGCCCGACGATCTCGACGAGTTCGTCAACAACGTGGTCAGGATGGCCGGTCTCGGCGCGTCGGTGAGCACGCGGCTGGCGCGGACCACGGTGGCGCGCAGCACGGCGGTGGCCGAGGGCGCGGACCAGATGGCCGCGCGGATGAGGGGGCGGAAATGA
- a CDS encoding ABC transporter ATP-binding protein: MDGLLRPHARGFTAVVVLQVIGALAGLAPLLAVVELGRVLLSPGPADHDRVWTVVLAGAAGLLVRLLFTAASSGIGHALDGRVQLSFRRRLAEHLGRVPIGWFSRRRTGELAKVVGEDVGAVHPVIAHAPGELVAAFVVPLVSLVYLVTIDWRLTLITLIPVVLAVAAVPLMMTPARLREQEEFDAAMGRISNSVVEFVQGIAVVKAFGGGDRAHRRFRTAADDFVGTFNRWVHGMSVPAAGMQLALSPPFVLLVVLIGGALLITGGGLAPADLLPFLLLGLGLTAPVAALGHGFDDLQAARRAIGRIREVLGVEPLPEPEKPLVPQGNRVELCNVRFGYDSGHEVLRGVDLVLEPGTVTALTGASGSGKSTLVQLLPRFFDPTGGSVRIGGVDLREISSQELYRRVSFVFQDVRLLRATVAENIALAVPRAGLDDVVRAAELANIHDRILELPHGYETVLGEEIGLSGGEAQRISLARALLADAPVLVLDEATAFADPQTEQAVRRALATLAGERTILVIAHRQETIADADTVVALENGVLTERRQEVSR, from the coding sequence ATGGACGGACTGCTCAGACCGCACGCCCGCGGCTTCACCGCGGTGGTGGTGCTCCAGGTCATCGGTGCCCTCGCGGGGTTGGCACCGCTGCTGGCGGTCGTCGAACTGGGCCGGGTGCTGCTGTCCCCGGGGCCCGCCGACCACGACCGGGTGTGGACCGTGGTGCTCGCGGGCGCGGCGGGGCTCCTGGTCCGCCTGCTGTTCACCGCCGCGTCCTCCGGCATCGGGCACGCGCTCGACGGCCGCGTGCAGCTGTCGTTCCGCCGCCGGCTGGCCGAGCATCTCGGCCGCGTGCCGATCGGCTGGTTCTCCCGGCGCCGGACCGGTGAGCTGGCGAAGGTGGTCGGCGAGGACGTGGGCGCGGTGCACCCGGTCATCGCCCACGCCCCCGGTGAACTCGTCGCCGCGTTCGTTGTGCCGCTGGTTTCGCTGGTCTACCTGGTCACCATCGACTGGCGGCTGACCCTGATCACGCTGATCCCGGTGGTGCTGGCGGTGGCCGCGGTCCCGCTGATGATGACCCCGGCGCGGCTGCGCGAGCAGGAGGAGTTCGACGCGGCCATGGGCCGGATCTCGAACTCGGTGGTCGAGTTCGTGCAGGGCATCGCGGTGGTCAAGGCGTTCGGCGGGGGCGACCGCGCACACCGCCGGTTCCGCACCGCGGCGGACGACTTCGTCGGCACCTTCAACCGGTGGGTGCACGGCATGTCGGTGCCCGCGGCCGGGATGCAACTGGCGCTGTCGCCACCGTTCGTGCTGCTGGTGGTGCTGATCGGGGGCGCGCTGCTGATCACCGGCGGCGGGCTGGCCCCGGCGGACCTGCTGCCGTTCCTGCTGCTCGGCCTCGGCCTGACCGCGCCGGTGGCGGCACTGGGCCACGGGTTCGACGACCTGCAGGCGGCCCGCCGCGCGATCGGCCGGATCCGGGAGGTGCTCGGCGTCGAACCGCTGCCCGAACCGGAGAAGCCGTTGGTACCGCAGGGGAACCGGGTGGAACTGTGTAACGTCCGGTTCGGTTACGACAGCGGGCACGAGGTACTGCGCGGGGTCGATCTGGTGCTCGAACCGGGCACGGTCACCGCGCTCACCGGGGCCTCCGGCAGCGGCAAGTCCACTTTGGTCCAACTGCTGCCCCGCTTCTTCGACCCCACCGGGGGTTCGGTCCGGATCGGTGGTGTGGACCTGCGTGAGATCAGCAGCCAGGAGCTGTACCGGCGGGTCTCGTTCGTCTTCCAGGACGTCCGCCTGCTGCGGGCGACGGTCGCCGAGAACATCGCGCTGGCGGTACCGCGGGCCGGGCTCGACGACGTGGTCCGCGCGGCCGAGCTGGCGAACATCCACGACCGGATCCTCGAACTGCCGCACGGCTACGAAACCGTGCTGGGGGAGGAAATCGGGCTCTCCGGTGGGGAGGCGCAGCGCATCTCGCTCGCCCGCGCCCTGCTCGCCGACGCGCCGGTACTGGTGCTCGACGAGGCGACCGCGTTCGCCGATCCGCAAACCGAACAGGCCGTCCGCCGGGCGCTGGCGACGCTGGCCGGCGAGCGCACGATCCTGGTCATCGCCCACCGGCAGGAGACCATCGCCGACGCCGACACGGTGGTGGCGCTGGAGAACGGCGTGCTGACCGAACGTCGACAGGAGGTGTCCCGATGA
- a CDS encoding ABC transporter ATP-binding protein: MIRMLLRVLGNEYARPVRRTVVLMTVTAVTEGLSYALLVPVLSALFGPAPGDAWPWLLGFGGAVAAYAVLRYASDLSGFRAGTTLLRGMYHRLGDHLARLPIGWYSAARVGEVSATASHGVLEAMGVIAHLLSPFISACVTPLTIVAVLLAYHTPLGLAALLAVPLVVLVQVWAGRSMATADTDRAERDHQATGRVIEYLQAQPVLRAGGRTAERFGLLDDSLHEVQRATRRSTLTALPGVVGLALVVQAVFTVLLVLGAHLALGGDIGVAEVLAILVLAARCADPLLSLADIGGKLRGARSVLAKLDTVLRTEPLPEPREPKQPDRYDLEFDSVSFRHGDRVVMDEVSLSVPSGQRLAVVGPSGAGKSTLLQLLARFYDVDAGVVRVGGLDVRDVRTEVLMSRIAFVFQDVYLFDGTIEENVRLGRPEATEAEVRAAASAARLDEVVDRLPGGWAANVGEGGALLSGGERQRVSIARALLKDAPIVLLDEVTSALDPVNEAAVHDGVERLMAGRTVVMVAHRLRTVERADRVVFLDRGRIVAEGGHGELLRRGGRYADFWSSALTAPANASSAGH, translated from the coding sequence ATGATCCGGATGTTGTTGCGCGTACTGGGGAACGAGTACGCGCGGCCGGTGCGGCGCACGGTGGTGCTGATGACCGTGACGGCGGTGACCGAGGGCTTGTCGTACGCCCTGCTGGTCCCCGTGCTGAGCGCGCTCTTCGGGCCGGCGCCGGGAGACGCGTGGCCCTGGCTGCTCGGCTTCGGTGGCGCGGTCGCGGCCTACGCGGTCCTGCGTTACGCCAGCGACCTGTCCGGTTTCCGCGCCGGGACCACGTTGCTGCGGGGGATGTACCACCGCCTCGGCGACCACCTGGCCCGGCTGCCCATCGGCTGGTACAGCGCCGCACGGGTCGGCGAGGTCTCGGCCACGGCCAGCCACGGCGTGCTGGAGGCGATGGGCGTCATCGCGCACCTGTTGTCCCCCTTCATATCCGCCTGCGTGACCCCGTTGACCATCGTCGCCGTGCTGCTCGCCTACCACACCCCGCTGGGGCTGGCCGCGTTGCTCGCCGTGCCGCTGGTGGTGCTGGTCCAGGTCTGGGCGGGCCGCTCGATGGCCACCGCCGACACCGACCGCGCCGAACGCGACCACCAGGCCACCGGCCGGGTGATCGAGTACCTCCAGGCCCAGCCGGTGCTGCGGGCCGGCGGCCGGACCGCGGAACGCTTCGGCCTGCTCGACGACTCGTTGCACGAGGTCCAGCGCGCCACCCGCCGGTCGACGCTGACCGCGCTGCCCGGGGTGGTCGGCCTGGCGCTCGTGGTGCAGGCGGTGTTCACCGTCCTGCTGGTGCTCGGCGCACACCTCGCGCTCGGCGGGGACATCGGCGTCGCGGAGGTGCTGGCGATCCTCGTGCTGGCCGCCCGCTGCGCGGATCCGCTGCTGTCACTGGCCGACATCGGCGGAAAACTGCGCGGGGCCCGGTCGGTGCTGGCGAAACTCGACACGGTCCTGCGCACCGAACCGCTGCCGGAACCGCGTGAGCCGAAGCAGCCCGACCGCTACGACCTGGAGTTCGACTCGGTGTCGTTCCGGCACGGCGACCGCGTGGTGATGGACGAGGTGTCGTTGTCGGTGCCGTCGGGGCAGCGGCTCGCCGTCGTCGGGCCGTCGGGGGCGGGCAAGAGCACGCTGCTGCAACTGCTCGCCCGGTTCTACGACGTGGACGCGGGTGTGGTGCGGGTGGGCGGGCTGGACGTCCGCGACGTCCGCACCGAGGTGCTGATGTCGCGGATCGCCTTCGTCTTCCAGGACGTCTACCTCTTCGACGGCACGATCGAGGAGAACGTGCGACTCGGCCGTCCCGAAGCCACCGAGGCCGAGGTGCGGGCGGCGGCGAGCGCGGCCCGGCTGGACGAGGTGGTCGACCGGCTGCCCGGTGGCTGGGCGGCGAACGTCGGCGAGGGCGGCGCGCTGCTCTCGGGTGGCGAGCGCCAGCGCGTCTCGATCGCGCGGGCCCTGCTCAAGGACGCGCCGATCGTGCTGCTGGACGAGGTGACCTCCGCGCTGGACCCGGTGAACGAGGCCGCCGTGCACGACGGCGTCGAGCGGCTGATGGCCGGGCGGACCGTGGTGATGGTGGCGCACCGGCTGCGGACCGTCGAACGAGCCGACCGCGTCGTGTTCCTCGATCGCGGCCGGATCGTCGCGGAGGGCGGCCACGGCGAACTGCTCCGCCGCGGTGGCCGTTACGCCGACTTCTGGTCCAGTGCGCTGACCGCGCCCGCCAATGCCTCCTCGGCGGGGCACTGA
- a CDS encoding S41 family peptidase, which yields MTDLLEELATLVRERYVLEPDAAKIAADLEDLDLAGLGPEVTAEVLTRRLQRTNHDRHLRVRHKPEGAATGFDSAAYEAHYAAEALVNAGGMREVRLLGDGVGYLRIAPYLSPVHLAEPYVRAAFTLLASATSLVIDLRDGRGGTPETVALICGYLLGGEAVHLQTLEQRDGPPRQFWTSPAATRIDAPIRVLTSATTFSGCEELAYNLQALGRAEVVGEVTGGGAHPVEAVALTDVLELHLPIARSVNAVTGTNWEQVGVVPDRQCPAEEALAGAVSALDQKSA from the coding sequence ATGACCGACCTACTCGAAGAACTCGCGACCCTGGTGCGCGAGCGGTACGTCCTCGAACCCGACGCCGCGAAGATCGCCGCAGACCTGGAAGACTTGGATCTCGCCGGGCTCGGCCCCGAAGTGACCGCCGAGGTGCTGACCCGGCGGCTCCAGCGCACCAACCACGACCGCCACCTGCGTGTCCGCCACAAACCCGAGGGCGCGGCGACGGGCTTCGACAGCGCCGCCTACGAAGCGCACTACGCTGCCGAAGCCCTGGTCAACGCCGGTGGCATGCGCGAGGTGCGCTTGCTCGGCGACGGCGTCGGCTACCTGCGGATCGCCCCGTACCTGTCACCCGTCCACCTCGCCGAACCGTACGTCCGCGCCGCGTTCACCCTGCTCGCCTCGGCCACCTCGCTGGTGATCGACCTGCGTGACGGGCGCGGCGGCACCCCCGAGACCGTGGCACTGATCTGCGGGTACCTGCTCGGCGGTGAGGCCGTGCACCTCCAGACCCTCGAACAGCGCGACGGACCGCCGCGCCAGTTCTGGACCTCGCCCGCCGCCACCCGGATCGACGCCCCGATCCGGGTGCTCACCAGCGCCACCACCTTCTCCGGCTGCGAGGAACTCGCGTACAACCTGCAGGCGCTCGGGCGCGCGGAGGTCGTCGGAGAGGTGACGGGCGGTGGTGCGCACCCGGTCGAGGCGGTCGCGCTGACCGACGTGCTGGAACTGCACCTGCCGATCGCCCGCTCGGTCAACGCGGTCACCGGCACCAACTGGGAGCAGGTCGGCGTGGTGCCCGACCGTCAGTGCCCCGCCGAGGAGGCATTGGCGGGCGCGGTCAGCGCACTGGACCAGAAGTCGGCGTAA
- a CDS encoding alpha/beta hydrolase, giving the protein MDPELEAFIPLFPPANLNDPAVDRKNFADLATSVPQPDTSGMTVEDHLVPGEPDVPVRVYRPHEAQGALVWLHGGGWVMGTLDTEHPWAARLAEAAGVVVVSVGYRLAPENPFPAALDDSYAALAWTAEHAAEFGVDPARVAVGGHSAGGGLAAGVALRARDEQGPAIRFQLLNQPGLDDRQQSWSARTFTDTPWVNRAKVSSMWGHYLSGRTATQYAAPARATDLSGLPPAYVASAEFCPNRDENIEYALRLLQAGVSVELHQWPGTFHGSQAIITADVSQRQIAELGGVLRRALAD; this is encoded by the coding sequence ATGGATCCCGAACTCGAAGCCTTCATCCCGCTCTTCCCGCCGGCCAACCTGAACGACCCGGCCGTCGACCGCAAGAACTTCGCCGATCTCGCCACCTCCGTGCCCCAGCCGGACACCAGCGGCATGACCGTCGAGGACCACCTGGTGCCCGGTGAGCCGGACGTGCCGGTGCGCGTCTACCGCCCGCACGAGGCGCAGGGCGCCCTGGTCTGGCTGCACGGCGGTGGCTGGGTGATGGGCACGCTGGACACCGAGCACCCCTGGGCGGCCCGGCTCGCCGAAGCCGCCGGCGTCGTGGTGGTCTCGGTGGGGTACCGCCTGGCCCCGGAGAACCCGTTCCCGGCCGCGCTCGACGACAGCTACGCGGCACTGGCCTGGACGGCCGAGCACGCGGCCGAGTTCGGCGTCGACCCGGCCCGCGTCGCGGTCGGCGGGCACAGCGCCGGGGGCGGGCTCGCCGCCGGGGTGGCCCTGCGGGCCCGTGACGAACAGGGCCCGGCGATCCGGTTCCAGCTGCTCAACCAGCCGGGGCTGGACGACCGGCAGCAGTCGTGGTCGGCCCGCACCTTCACCGACACGCCCTGGGTCAACCGCGCGAAGGTGTCGTCCATGTGGGGCCACTACCTGAGCGGCCGGACCGCCACCCAGTACGCGGCCCCGGCGCGCGCCACCGACCTGTCCGGCCTGCCGCCGGCCTACGTCGCCAGCGCGGAGTTCTGCCCCAACCGCGACGAGAACATCGAGTACGCGCTGCGCCTGCTCCAGGCCGGGGTCTCGGTCGAACTGCACCAGTGGCCGGGCACCTTCCACGGGTCGCAGGCGATCATCACCGCCGACGTGTCGCAGCGCCAGATCGCCGAACTCGGCGGCGTGCTGCGCCGGGCGCTGGCGGACTGA
- a CDS encoding SDR family oxidoreductase has product MSLAGRIALVTGGSRGIGAETARLLGAAGAVVFVNYREKARRARKVADEITAAGGTAWPIGADLTDQGAITAMVQEIRARSGRLDLLVLNASGGMEREAAPDYALRLNRDAQLSLVDTSRPLLVPRSRIVFVTSHQAHFHGVQPVYQEYEPIAASKRAGEDALRARIPALASRGISLVVVSGDMVEGTITPTLLDRVHPGAIEDRRTRGGGLPTVNGFAREIVTAAEMPVVSGHTVYVGGADFLRTTK; this is encoded by the coding sequence ATGAGCTTGGCCGGACGGATCGCGCTGGTGACCGGGGGTTCCCGCGGAATCGGCGCGGAAACGGCACGGCTGCTGGGTGCCGCGGGTGCCGTCGTGTTCGTGAACTACCGGGAGAAGGCGCGGCGCGCGCGGAAGGTCGCCGACGAAATCACCGCGGCGGGCGGCACGGCGTGGCCGATCGGGGCGGACCTCACCGACCAGGGCGCGATCACCGCCATGGTCCAGGAGATCCGGGCCCGGAGCGGACGGCTGGACCTGCTGGTGCTCAACGCTTCCGGTGGCATGGAACGCGAGGCCGCCCCGGACTACGCCCTCCGCCTGAACCGCGACGCGCAGTTGTCCCTTGTGGACACTTCGAGGCCGCTGCTGGTGCCGCGGTCCCGGATCGTGTTCGTCACCAGCCACCAGGCGCACTTCCACGGCGTGCAGCCGGTTTACCAGGAGTACGAGCCGATCGCCGCGAGCAAGCGGGCCGGTGAAGACGCCCTGCGCGCGCGGATCCCGGCACTGGCCTCGCGCGGGATCAGCCTGGTGGTGGTCTCGGGCGACATGGTCGAGGGCACGATCACCCCCACCCTCCTGGACCGCGTCCACCCCGGCGCCATCGAAGACCGCCGCACCCGGGGCGGCGGCCTGCCCACGGTCAACGGCTTCGCCAGGGAGATCGTGACGGCGGCGGAGATGCCCGTGGTGAGCGGCCACACGGTGTACGTGGGCGGCGCCGACTTCCTACGCACGACGAAGTAG
- a CDS encoding TetR/AcrR family transcriptional regulator, whose product MSTRAGGRRPLVHRADIVEVGRELGMARLSVNAVATALGVSATALYRHVEGRWELEKLVGESILADLELHDEPDHDIPRHLLSFAGQLRAFVRAHPGLAAYLQVLFPRGDAGARLLASEVAALERRGYTTDAAIVLSGAVATLAIGSAAAEEREAAAAESAGYLDQRNAVISLLTKDFGPAHSTLPEVKPEDFYRLLLTAAIRGLVSVAPPGRPPAEIIADLGGEL is encoded by the coding sequence ATGAGCACACGCGCAGGAGGACGACGACCGCTGGTTCACCGGGCGGACATCGTCGAGGTGGGGCGGGAGCTGGGGATGGCCCGGCTCTCCGTGAACGCGGTGGCGACCGCGCTCGGTGTGTCGGCGACGGCGCTCTACCGCCACGTCGAAGGCCGCTGGGAGCTGGAGAAGCTGGTCGGCGAGAGCATCCTCGCCGACCTCGAACTCCACGACGAACCCGACCACGACATCCCGCGGCACCTGTTGTCCTTCGCCGGGCAGCTCAGGGCCTTCGTCCGCGCGCATCCCGGCCTCGCCGCGTACCTGCAGGTGTTGTTCCCCCGGGGCGACGCCGGGGCCCGCCTGCTCGCGAGCGAGGTGGCCGCGCTCGAACGGCGCGGGTACACCACGGACGCGGCGATCGTGCTCAGCGGAGCCGTCGCCACGCTGGCGATCGGGTCGGCGGCCGCGGAGGAACGCGAGGCCGCCGCCGCCGAGAGCGCCGGGTACCTCGACCAGCGCAACGCCGTCATCTCACTGCTCACCAAGGACTTCGGTCCCGCGCATTCGACGCTGCCGGAGGTCAAGCCCGAGGACTTCTACCGGCTCCTGCTGACCGCCGCGATCCGCGGGCTCGTGTCGGTCGCGCCGCCGGGACGTCCACCGGCCGAGATCATCGCCGATCTGGGAGGCGAACTCTGA